ATCCCGCTTGGACAGGGGGACCTCAGGGCTGAGGGACGGGTAGTCCCCCTGGAGGAGGCCTTTGCATGAAGGAGGGCGGAGGGAGACCTGGGCcagtccaaaggcaggaaaaaagggCGATCCCTGAGTACTCTGAGGGGCAGATTTGGAGGGAAGTTGGGCGAACTGACGATGACTTAGGTAGTAGAGGGACAGGCCGGTCCCTAGTAAAGGCAACTGAAGAGGACAGCAAGGGATGACCAGATAAAAGGACAGTGGCAGTAGGTCCAGGACTGGGGACTGGTGAGCTAGAATGGACTAGCCCTGGTCAAGATGGGTTTTTCCTCCCAAAAGGCCACGTCCTGCTGGAACAGACTACAGAATGCCAGGCTGGGAGGCGTCGCCCTGGAAGACCCAGCATAGCCATGCCAGTAGGGTGCACCATAGGTGGAAGAAGAGGGGGATTCTGTTGGATCGATCCACTCAGGGAGGGGAGGATGCCAATGGCAGGTACTAAGATGGATTAAGGTCAGGAGCCACAGGGTGGTGACTTATTGGAGCTAACACTGTGCAGGATTcacccccacctcccttcccccTAAGACTGAGGTAGATGGAAGGGGGCGAGTCAGGAAGTCCGTACGAACTTTGTGCATTTTTACAATGGTCTGTACCAATGAGGTGGAGGTAGTGGGTGTTTGGTGCAAAAGATAAGCGTCCTAGGGGAAGGCTCCactcaggtgagtgagggtgcaggtgacagaatgagaggtGGCTAAATCCAGGTGCAGAATCCAATTTTCTTTTGCCAAAAGTGGTGGACGTCCTGCTGGCCTACCTAGCCAGATGGAGGTGGGGTCTGATAAAAGACGCTGCCTCTCCAAAGTGCTCAACCAATGCGCTGGCAGGGGCGGGGTGGGAGAGGGCGGGGTCCTTCTTGGAACGTTCCACCTGCAGGAGGCGGGGAGTCCCAGTGGAAGGTACCACTGGGGCAGTTTAGTAGGGAGGTTGGTCGGCTTCAGCCCAGCATCTCTGCGGCGCCCTCGAAGgactgggtggtgtcagctgggCCTGTCCAGGATGGGACAGTGCGGAGAATAGGCCAAGACGGAGACTTCGCAGTCCAGGCAGTAGTCACCTCCAAGACCAGGGCCCCGAGACCTCCTATTTCTCCGACGCCGGCACAACTGGGGGCGCAGGCGGCGGGtctcggaggcagaggtgggctcGCACCTCTTGCAGCTGAGCGCGCAGCTCCTCCAGGGCGAGCTGCATCTGCGTGGCCTGCACCTGCGTCTGCAGCTCCTCGAGCGCCAGCCCCAAGTGGCCCACCTCGCCCTGCAGCGACTCCCTGGCAATGCGTCGCTCCTTTTCCTTGCGGCGCTGCTTCAACTGGTGGCGCCAGTACTCCAGCATCAGGCAGCTGCAGGCGGTGATGAAGATGATGCCCTCACCCAGCAGCTCCGCGCCCAGCTCGGCGGCTGCCCCCTCGTTCAGCGGCTTGACGGCAGCGGCATTGAAGCCCATGATGCGCATTTTGGTCCGCATCTCCAGCCAGTGGTACACTGCGGGGAAAGACTGGAGTCAGGGATCTTTTGCAGGGCAGCCTCCTGCAAGCTCAGCCCCTCTGTGCCTCGATGTCCCCAATGTAGCAATGGGGATGTGGTCACCACAATCGGACGCGTGCTGGAGGGGGAGCCTTAACGAAGACAAGCGCAGGCCTCACACCCAGAATCCTCTAGGGAAAACTTGCTTAACTAATGACTTACTCACGTGAAGGTGGAGTGTCAACTTTTGCATCTTTATAAACACAGAAGATGCTGAtgctcttttgttttatttctttttcttcttttgagccAGGGTTTcgctctatcgtccaggctggagtgcagtgccgagatcacggctcactgcagcctcaaatttctgggccgcctcctcctgcctcagcctccagagtaactgggacaacgtgtgcgcgccatcatgcctggctaattattaaatttttttggtagaaacggggtctccttgcgttgcccaggctggtctcgaactcctgggctcaagtgatcttcctgccaaagccacccaaagtgctgggtctacaggtgtgccCAGCCCTGAGGCTAACTCTTAATTCCATCAAGAATTCATActtcgctgggcgcggtggctcacgcctgtaatcccagcactttgagaggctgagacaggtggctcagttgaggtcagaagctcgagaccaacctggccaacatggcgaaaccccgactctactaaaaatacaaaaattagccaggtgtgatggcgcgtgcctctaataccagctactctgaaggctgaggcaggagaatcgcttgaaaccgagaggcagcagctgcagtgagccgagatcatgtcactgtactccaatctgggagacagagtgagactctatttaaaaaaaaaaaaaattgtaacttgATTTTTCACTGCATTCCCCTCCAACCTCATGAACTACCTGGAATTCGTCACATATTCTACCTCCTACCCTTTCCCCTCCCAATTTTTAcaagtggtttttatttttattcttttactgtttattttattttttttattttttatttattttttttttttgagacggagtctcgctgtgtctcccaggctggagtgcagtggcgtgatctcggctcactgcaagctccgcctcccgggttcacgccattctcccgcctcagcctcccaagtagctgagactacaggcgcccgccaccacgcctggctagttttttgtatttttagtagagacggggtttcaccatgttagccaggatagtctcgatctcctgacctcgtgatccacccgcctcggcctcccaaagtgttgggattacaggcttgagccaccgcgcccggccctactgtttatttttatttatgtatgtatgggttttttttttattgagacggggtcttgctccgttgcccaggttgtagtgcagtggcaccatctcagctcactgcaacctccacctcccaggttcaagcaatttccagctaatttttgtattttcagtagggacgggttttcaccatcttggccaagctggtatcgaactcctgacctcaaatgatccatctgcctcagcctcccaaagtgctaggattacaaacgtgagccaccacgcccagcctttatttatttatttatttatttatcatttatttatttattttgagacagagtctcactctgtcccccagactggagtgcagtggtatgatctcggctcgctgcagcctttgcctcccacattcaagccaTTCTggtgccttaacctcccaagtagcttggatcaATGGCGTGCGACATCATgtcagctcctttttttttttttttctttgtatttttagtagagacagggtttcactatgttggtcaggctggtcttgaactcctgacctcaagtgatccacctgcctcagcctcccaaagtgctggattataggcatgagccaccacgcccagactattttttttactgtttatcAGTAACCTATGTAATTGCTTTGTGCAATGCTTTGTGCTGCCTGAAATTGAAAATATAGACAATGTAAAATATGAAGGTTATGGAAATATTAATCCTGTAGATCCATAAtgaagatgtatttttatttcactaaacCAGTGGTGTGTGAAGCATTATCATTAAATACCAGCTGTACTCACTACTTCATATCGtgccacatttttgttttcttttatttcaactttgatgTTACTGTATGAAGGTTTTAGTTTTTCCTAGAATGATGATTCTCAAACTATGCAACCCACAAAAATTCACCATGGGACTAAGATCATCCAGATGTTTGCTCCTAttctgtttattaaataaatactcaTGGACACACTGGCTGTTCTCTGGGCTGCTGCAGGACTGTTCTCCTTCATATCGCTCCTCCTGTTTTGAGAAACTTGCattctctttgttgaatttcattCTAGTTTTCCTGGAGTATATCCCTAAATACCTTTCGCAGAAAGGATGCTTAGTACCTCAGTGTTTTGAGTCCTTGAATatctgaaatatctttttccaccttcACATTAGATTAGATGATAAATTCTAGCCCCAGAATGACTAGTTCTAAATCCTATTCCTCAGCAGTTTGGTGGCCTGGTTCCATGATGTATAAAAGCAGAGGGGCTTGTTGTCACCCCTGTGGCACTGACATTACACCAAGATGGATGCTTTTCTCATTCCCCTTACTTTAAACTACTTTAAACTATCTTCTATCCAAATCCTGTTTCTCTCTTTAGCCCTTGAATTTTTCTTGTCTGCTCAGTAAAGGATTAACCTCACCCAAATAGAGGTCTGACCTTTGCCTTTTACTCCTGGGA
The sequence above is drawn from the Macaca thibetana thibetana isolate TM-01 chromosome 19, ASM2454274v1, whole genome shotgun sequence genome and encodes:
- the OPA3 gene encoding optic atrophy 3 protein isoform X1, giving the protein MVVGAFPMAKLLYLGIRQVSKPLANRIKEAARRSEFFKTYICLPPAQLYHWLEMRTKMRIMGFNAAAVKPLNEGAAAELGAELLGEGIIFITACSCLMLEYWRHQLKQRRKEKERRIARESLQGEVGHLGLALEELQTQVQATQMQLALEELRAQLQEVRAHLCLRDPPPAPPVVPASEK